In one window of Macadamia integrifolia cultivar HAES 741 chromosome 2, SCU_Mint_v3, whole genome shotgun sequence DNA:
- the LOC122089395 gene encoding peroxidase 29-like isoform X1 has translation MGIRNSFVVFLSILGFLGIDGSELSYHFYEKSCPQVETIVRAAIAPIFVTDPTSPATLLRLMFHDCQVQVSLSLPLFFSLSKTKLLYSLINSQSHDQGCDASILLESNDGEMLPEMASSKNFGIRNRESIGVVKSMVEAEWPGQVSCADILVLAAREAVSISGGPQIRVPMGRRDSTTMSYELAEASLPPPSTRVDAMLHIFSTKGMNLEESVAILGAHTLGITHCLSILNRLNSHESSNTGEISFEKLLN, from the exons ATGGGTATAAGAAACTCATTTGTGGTTTTCCTCTCCATTTTAGGTTTTCTGGGTATTGATGGTAGTGAACTCTCATATCACTTCTATGAAAAATCATGCCCACAAGTTGAGACCATTGTGAGGGCAGCAATTGCACCAATCTTTGTTACAGATCCTACTTCACCTGCTACTTTGTTGAGGTTAATGTTCCATGACTGCCAAGttcaggtctctctctctcttcctctctttttctctctctctaaaactaAGCTGCTATATTCTCTCATAAATTCACAATCTCATGATCAGGGTTGTGATGCTTCCATCCTTCTTGAATCAAATGATGGAGAAATGCTCCCAGAGATGGCTTCCAGTAAGAATTTCGGAATTCGAAACAGAGAGTCCATTGGAGTTGTAAAATCAATGGTAGAAGCAGAATGGCCCGGGCAAGTTTCCTGTGCTGACATTCTTGTATTGGCAGCTCGTGAGGCTGTATCTATTTCTGGAGGTCCACAAATTAGAGTTCCTATGGGTAGAAGAGACTCCACTACTATGAGCTATGAACTTGCAGAGGCTTCCCTTCCCCCACCAAGCACCAGAGTTGATGCCATGCTTCATATTTTCTCCACCAAAGGGATGAACCTTGAAGAATCTGTTGCcattttgg GTGCACATACACTAGGGATTACTCATTGTTTGAGCATTCTTAACCGGCTGAACAGCCATGAAAGCAGCAACACAGGAGAAATATCTTTCGAAAAGCTCTTGAATTAA
- the LOC122089395 gene encoding peroxidase 29-like isoform X2: protein MGIRNSFVVFLSILGFLGIDGSELSYHFYEKSCPQVETIVRAAIAPIFVTDPTSPATLLRLMFHDCQVQGCDASILLESNDGEMLPEMASSKNFGIRNRESIGVVKSMVEAEWPGQVSCADILVLAAREAVSISGGPQIRVPMGRRDSTTMSYELAEASLPPPSTRVDAMLHIFSTKGMNLEESVAILGAHTLGITHCLSILNRLNSHESSNTGEISFEKLLN from the exons ATGGGTATAAGAAACTCATTTGTGGTTTTCCTCTCCATTTTAGGTTTTCTGGGTATTGATGGTAGTGAACTCTCATATCACTTCTATGAAAAATCATGCCCACAAGTTGAGACCATTGTGAGGGCAGCAATTGCACCAATCTTTGTTACAGATCCTACTTCACCTGCTACTTTGTTGAGGTTAATGTTCCATGACTGCCAAGttcag GGTTGTGATGCTTCCATCCTTCTTGAATCAAATGATGGAGAAATGCTCCCAGAGATGGCTTCCAGTAAGAATTTCGGAATTCGAAACAGAGAGTCCATTGGAGTTGTAAAATCAATGGTAGAAGCAGAATGGCCCGGGCAAGTTTCCTGTGCTGACATTCTTGTATTGGCAGCTCGTGAGGCTGTATCTATTTCTGGAGGTCCACAAATTAGAGTTCCTATGGGTAGAAGAGACTCCACTACTATGAGCTATGAACTTGCAGAGGCTTCCCTTCCCCCACCAAGCACCAGAGTTGATGCCATGCTTCATATTTTCTCCACCAAAGGGATGAACCTTGAAGAATCTGTTGCcattttgg GTGCACATACACTAGGGATTACTCATTGTTTGAGCATTCTTAACCGGCTGAACAGCCATGAAAGCAGCAACACAGGAGAAATATCTTTCGAAAAGCTCTTGAATTAA
- the LOC122056951 gene encoding huntingtin-interacting protein K-like translates to MEPGDEGIERVVDSKDMQQQSKALDKLTDRVEDRQLNSTRVQEAMASIAASGEADWNAMRMREKELASVKINAADVDIIANELELDKKVAERTLREHKGDAVAAIRYLLR, encoded by the exons ATGGAGCCTGGAGATGAAGGGATCGAGAGAGTGGTTGATTCAAAGGATATGCAGCAACAGAGCAAAGCCCTCGACAAACTCACTGACCGTGTTGAAGATCGTCAACTCAACTCCACTAGGGTTCAAGAG GCTATGGCATCGATTGCTGCATCTGGTGAAGCTGATTGGAATGCGATGAGAATGAG GGAGAAGGAATTGGCTTCTGTTAAGATCAATGCCGCAGATGTAGACATTATTGCAAATGAGTTAGAG TTGGACAAGAAGGTAGCTGAGAGAACATTACGAGAGCACAAAGGTGATGCGGTTGCTGCCATCCGTTACCTTCTTCGCTAA